The following are from one region of the Pseudobacteriovorax antillogorgiicola genome:
- a CDS encoding response regulator gives MAKVLVVDDSEMQRNNIRDIIVQRGHEVITAANGQEGIEKYQANTINLVLADHNMPILTGLEMCKEIHSIANGSPPPIIMITTEVGDEEIKAQAKQYGVKAWLVKPYKNEAIDLILKKLLASQ, from the coding sequence ATGGCTAAAGTCTTAGTTGTTGATGATTCTGAGATGCAGCGCAACAACATTAGAGACATCATTGTCCAGCGTGGCCATGAAGTGATCACTGCAGCAAACGGACAAGAAGGTATCGAAAAGTATCAGGCGAACACGATCAATCTGGTTCTCGCTGACCACAACATGCCGATTCTAACTGGGTTAGAAATGTGTAAAGAGATCCACTCCATTGCTAATGGTAGTCCGCCACCGATCATCATGATCACAACGGAAGTGGGTGATGAAGAAATTAAAGCCCAAGCCAAGCAATATGGGGTGAAAGCCTGGCTCGTAAAGCCTTACAAGAATGAAGCAATCGATCTGATTCTCAAGAAGCTACTTGCTAGCCAATAG
- a CDS encoding recombinase family protein → MKSIGIYYRVSTDKQDLASQQNAVETWLKSLPTERQPKSIKVFKDQGISGKTNNRPGYQKLLKTAFEQKIDTIIVYRLDRMSRNATDAIQTLLTLDQAGVAFISVTQPVLNLGHENPFRRTMLAAFSEIAEIERETIVARVKSGLDAAKKRGVRLGRPSKLTKDAQLRARKLRSTGLSYKEIAEETGLSNGTVQTLIKGPDIEA, encoded by the coding sequence GTGTATCCACCGATAAGCAGGATCTAGCTAGCCAACAGAATGCAGTCGAAACCTGGCTCAAAAGCCTTCCAACGGAACGCCAGCCTAAGTCTATTAAAGTTTTCAAGGATCAGGGCATCTCGGGTAAAACCAATAATCGCCCTGGGTATCAAAAGCTTTTAAAAACAGCTTTCGAACAAAAAATTGATACGATCATCGTCTATCGACTGGACCGGATGAGTCGTAATGCAACCGATGCAATTCAAACTCTTTTAACCCTCGATCAGGCAGGGGTCGCCTTCATCTCTGTCACCCAACCCGTCCTGAACCTAGGTCATGAAAACCCTTTTCGCCGAACCATGCTAGCAGCATTTTCAGAGATTGCAGAGATCGAACGGGAAACCATCGTCGCGAGGGTCAAGTCTGGACTCGATGCAGCGAAGAAACGGGGAGTTCGCCTTGGCCGCCCGTCTAAGCTCACAAAAGATGCGCAGCTCCGAGCCAGAAAACTGCGTTCTACAGGTCTATCTTATAAGGAAATCGCAGAGGAAACTGGCTTAAGCAATGGCACTGTACAAACTCTGATCAAAGGGCCCGATATTGAGGCATAA